A portion of the Betta splendens chromosome 2, fBetSpl5.4, whole genome shotgun sequence genome contains these proteins:
- the LOC114865920 gene encoding IQ calmodulin-binding motif-containing protein 1-like isoform X2: MSAMMQEVEALVLVLKKQMEDQDLNPEQKINLLNNGLTEALNAAALQPDSSALVRVKSLLYESSVLSHCVSLLDPRRLPGLQGAVARLAQLTSSCCVGMEPSENLVKTFYRLFLPSVMDSLLSLASQLMRQAECMSLFRKVMDSVAWLLRAHTQLTTQVLSSTHYEQIQMWDDVVVSLLCIQLWVQTCITSRDFLLGLSDDSILLLLNEAVGQLAVNTDSNVGAASVRLILLMANQLDIRFHPLLLKFRGLDSLLDKDWRGRGFDQDVDQLIALIQSERGTLSHLQADTEHVRAACVIQAAWRSYQTRRRIKSLNRVVSSLQRRYRAQRQKQQQQDEARRHQELLKYQVCVRRQQARRLFHQKQRQLLQQLPPDQVQVYLQECERRAAVVIQSYWRGFRERQRYNDKHGQMLRQTSKEQEQAARVLQRAVRHFLQKPKAASVPVMSFWIGQTGLTDSRRAELQSRVQKHVAGHPSPRVSPEECERLHEKVQQLLLLELQKGEKRRREEERMEVLLAHTHTQLDLLRDAPPLSVVTEKDAEAFISPSGSIAARARDAHNAMLQAGRLPWWKNLGKTADGLTPNPLEELEAECALRVTGPAGVSRHRHGWNH; the protein is encoded by the exons ATGTCAG CGATGATGCAGGAGGTGGAAGCTTTGGTGTTGGTGCTAAAGAAGCAGATGGAGGACCAAGATCTGAACCCGGAGCAGAAAATCAACCTGCTGAACAACGGCTTAACTG AGGCTCTGaacgcagcagctctgcagccagaCAGCAGCGCGTTGGTTCGTGTTAAGTCTTTGTTGTATGAGAGCAGCGTCCTGAGTCACTGCGTCTCCCTCCTGGATCCCAGACGGCTGCCAGGCCTCCAGGGCGCCGTGGCCAGGCTGGCTCAGCTCACAAG TTCCTGCTGTGTTGGAATGGAACCTAGTGAAAACCTAGTAAAGACCTTTTATAGGCTGTTCCTTCCATCAGTCATGGACAGCCTCCTGTCATTGGCCAGTCAGCTGATGAGGCAAGCAGAG tgcATGTCTCTCTTCAGGAAGGTGATGGATTCTGTCGCCTGGCTCCTCAGGGCTCACACTCAGCTCACAACccagg TTCTCAGCTCCACTCACTACGAGCAAATCCAGATGTGGgatgatgttgttgtttctctgcTCTGTATTCAGTTGTGGGTCCAGACATGCATAACCAGCAG GGACTTCCTTCTTGGCCTCAGTGACGACTCCATCCTGTTGCTGCTTAATGAGGCTGTTGGACAATTGGCTGTCAACACTGATTCAAATGTGGGCGCTGCCTCTGTAAGACTGATCCTTCTTATGGCCAATCAGCTGGACATCAGATTCCATCCCCTACTTCTGAAATTCAGAG GTCTAGACAGCCTGCTCGACAAAGACTGGCGGGGACGAGGCTTTGACCAGGATGTGGACCAACTTATTGCTCTTATCCAATCTGAAAGAGGCACATTGAGTCACCTACAG GCAGATACTGAGCATGTGCGAGCAGCGTGTGTGATCCAGGCAGCCTGGAGGTCGTATCAGACCAGACGCAGAATAAAGAGCCTCAACAGAGTTGTCAGCAGCCTGCAGAGGAGATACAG GGCTCAAAggcaaaagcagcagcaacaagatGAAGCAAGGCGCCATCAGGAACTGTTAAAGTACCAG gtgtgtgtgagacgtcAGCAGGCAAGAAGATTGTTTCACCAAAAACAGCGACAGCTGCTACAGCAGCTGCCTCCTG aTCAGGTGCAGGTGTATCTGCAGGAGTGCGAGCGTCGTGCTGCTGTAGTGATCCAGAGCTACTGGAGAGGCTTCAGAGAGAGACAGCGTTACAACGACAAACATGGGCAGATGCTGAGACAGACCAGCAAAGAGCAGGAGCAAGCAGCCAGAGTTCTACAGAGAGCG GTCCGTCATTTTCTACAGAAGCCAAAGGCAGCGTCTGTGCCCGTGATGTCGTTCTGGATCGGTCAGACGGGTTTGACAGACAGCCGCAGGGCCGAGCTACAGAGTCGGGTGCAGAAGCATGTGGCTGGGCATCCT TCTCCTCGTGTGTCTCCTGAGGAGTGTGAGCGTCTTCATGAGaaggtgcagcagctgctgctgttggaactgcagaaaggagagaagcggaggagggaggaggagaggatggaggttctgctggctcacacacacacacagctggatctGCTCAGAG ATGCCCCGCCTCTCTCTGTCGTCACAGAAAAGGATGCAGAGGCTTTCATCAGCCCTTCAGGTTCCATCGCTGCTCGCGCCCGTGACGCCCACAATGCCATGCTGCAGGCAGGTCGACTGCCCTGGTGGAAGAACCTGGGAAAGACGGCTGACGGCTTGACCCCCAAtcccctggaggagctggaggctgagtgtGCATTGCGTGTGACTGGTCCAGCAGGAgtcagcagacacagacatggatgGAACCACTGA
- the LOC114865920 gene encoding IQ calmodulin-binding motif-containing protein 1-like isoform X1, with protein MSAMMQEVEALVLVLKKQMEDQDLNPEQKINLLNNGLTEALNAAALQPDSSALVRVKSLLYESSVLSHCVSLLDPRRLPGLQGAVARLAQLTSSCCVGMEPSENLVKTFYRLFLPSVMDSLLSLASQLMRQAECMSLFRKVMDSVAWLLRAHTQLTTQVLSSTHYEQIQMWDDVVVSLLCIQLWVQTCITSSSLSVFRDFLLGLSDDSILLLLNEAVGQLAVNTDSNVGAASVRLILLMANQLDIRFHPLLLKFRGLDSLLDKDWRGRGFDQDVDQLIALIQSERGTLSHLQADTEHVRAACVIQAAWRSYQTRRRIKSLNRVVSSLQRRYRAQRQKQQQQDEARRHQELLKYQVCVRRQQARRLFHQKQRQLLQQLPPDQVQVYLQECERRAAVVIQSYWRGFRERQRYNDKHGQMLRQTSKEQEQAARVLQRAVRHFLQKPKAASVPVMSFWIGQTGLTDSRRAELQSRVQKHVAGHPSPRVSPEECERLHEKVQQLLLLELQKGEKRRREEERMEVLLAHTHTQLDLLRDAPPLSVVTEKDAEAFISPSGSIAARARDAHNAMLQAGRLPWWKNLGKTADGLTPNPLEELEAECALRVTGPAGVSRHRHGWNH; from the exons ATGTCAG CGATGATGCAGGAGGTGGAAGCTTTGGTGTTGGTGCTAAAGAAGCAGATGGAGGACCAAGATCTGAACCCGGAGCAGAAAATCAACCTGCTGAACAACGGCTTAACTG AGGCTCTGaacgcagcagctctgcagccagaCAGCAGCGCGTTGGTTCGTGTTAAGTCTTTGTTGTATGAGAGCAGCGTCCTGAGTCACTGCGTCTCCCTCCTGGATCCCAGACGGCTGCCAGGCCTCCAGGGCGCCGTGGCCAGGCTGGCTCAGCTCACAAG TTCCTGCTGTGTTGGAATGGAACCTAGTGAAAACCTAGTAAAGACCTTTTATAGGCTGTTCCTTCCATCAGTCATGGACAGCCTCCTGTCATTGGCCAGTCAGCTGATGAGGCAAGCAGAG tgcATGTCTCTCTTCAGGAAGGTGATGGATTCTGTCGCCTGGCTCCTCAGGGCTCACACTCAGCTCACAACccagg TTCTCAGCTCCACTCACTACGAGCAAATCCAGATGTGGgatgatgttgttgtttctctgcTCTGTATTCAGTTGTGGGTCCAGACATGCATAACCAGCAG CTCCCTATCTGTTTTTAGGGACTTCCTTCTTGGCCTCAGTGACGACTCCATCCTGTTGCTGCTTAATGAGGCTGTTGGACAATTGGCTGTCAACACTGATTCAAATGTGGGCGCTGCCTCTGTAAGACTGATCCTTCTTATGGCCAATCAGCTGGACATCAGATTCCATCCCCTACTTCTGAAATTCAGAG GTCTAGACAGCCTGCTCGACAAAGACTGGCGGGGACGAGGCTTTGACCAGGATGTGGACCAACTTATTGCTCTTATCCAATCTGAAAGAGGCACATTGAGTCACCTACAG GCAGATACTGAGCATGTGCGAGCAGCGTGTGTGATCCAGGCAGCCTGGAGGTCGTATCAGACCAGACGCAGAATAAAGAGCCTCAACAGAGTTGTCAGCAGCCTGCAGAGGAGATACAG GGCTCAAAggcaaaagcagcagcaacaagatGAAGCAAGGCGCCATCAGGAACTGTTAAAGTACCAG gtgtgtgtgagacgtcAGCAGGCAAGAAGATTGTTTCACCAAAAACAGCGACAGCTGCTACAGCAGCTGCCTCCTG aTCAGGTGCAGGTGTATCTGCAGGAGTGCGAGCGTCGTGCTGCTGTAGTGATCCAGAGCTACTGGAGAGGCTTCAGAGAGAGACAGCGTTACAACGACAAACATGGGCAGATGCTGAGACAGACCAGCAAAGAGCAGGAGCAAGCAGCCAGAGTTCTACAGAGAGCG GTCCGTCATTTTCTACAGAAGCCAAAGGCAGCGTCTGTGCCCGTGATGTCGTTCTGGATCGGTCAGACGGGTTTGACAGACAGCCGCAGGGCCGAGCTACAGAGTCGGGTGCAGAAGCATGTGGCTGGGCATCCT TCTCCTCGTGTGTCTCCTGAGGAGTGTGAGCGTCTTCATGAGaaggtgcagcagctgctgctgttggaactgcagaaaggagagaagcggaggagggaggaggagaggatggaggttctgctggctcacacacacacacagctggatctGCTCAGAG ATGCCCCGCCTCTCTCTGTCGTCACAGAAAAGGATGCAGAGGCTTTCATCAGCCCTTCAGGTTCCATCGCTGCTCGCGCCCGTGACGCCCACAATGCCATGCTGCAGGCAGGTCGACTGCCCTGGTGGAAGAACCTGGGAAAGACGGCTGACGGCTTGACCCCCAAtcccctggaggagctggaggctgagtgtGCATTGCGTGTGACTGGTCCAGCAGGAgtcagcagacacagacatggatgGAACCACTGA